A section of the Salinigranum marinum genome encodes:
- a CDS encoding Zn-dependent hydrolase — protein MTERVVRADVDRLRRDIETNAQCGAVATDEGVGRTVLPGTEANRRARELLVDRMIVAGLDVTVDTVGNVAGTWRPDGCDPGTAPVAVGSHLDSVPNGGIFDGPLGVYAGLEAVRAMQDASLSPARPIQVVCFTGEEGTRFADGVLGSSVAAGVLDVETALDRSDGSETLRETLSDIGFHGEGRLDASEWHAWLELHVEQSDRLERLDTPAGVVTTITGTSRLRGTIEGTPDHTGSTSMTERTDALAAASEFVLAMEEAARSAPDATETTVATVGELTVDPGVVNVVPGRVEFSVDVRDVDGTVIDGLVDRASAELDRIERERGVTTTVTHPYEVPPVEMAPVCRDALHDAGRALDLDTVDLHSGAGHDTMQVAAATDAGLLFAPSRGGHSHNPLEWTDWVDCAVATDILATALASLAGVDHDADARSHPNHD, from the coding sequence ATGACCGAGCGAGTGGTACGAGCCGACGTCGATCGCCTCCGGCGGGACATCGAGACCAACGCGCAGTGCGGCGCCGTCGCGACAGACGAGGGCGTGGGGCGGACGGTGCTCCCGGGGACCGAGGCGAACCGCAGGGCCCGGGAGCTTCTCGTCGACCGCATGATCGTCGCGGGACTGGACGTGACCGTCGACACCGTCGGCAACGTCGCCGGGACGTGGCGGCCCGACGGCTGTGACCCCGGGACGGCTCCCGTCGCGGTCGGGAGCCACCTCGACTCCGTCCCGAACGGCGGCATCTTCGACGGCCCGTTGGGTGTCTACGCCGGGCTCGAAGCGGTCCGGGCGATGCAGGACGCCAGTCTGTCCCCGGCCCGTCCGATCCAGGTCGTCTGCTTCACCGGCGAGGAGGGGACCCGGTTCGCCGACGGCGTCCTCGGCTCGTCGGTTGCCGCCGGCGTGCTCGACGTCGAGACGGCGCTCGACCGCTCGGACGGGAGCGAGACCCTCCGCGAGACGCTTTCCGACATCGGCTTCCACGGCGAGGGCCGCCTCGACGCGAGCGAGTGGCACGCGTGGCTGGAGCTCCACGTCGAACAGAGCGATCGGCTCGAACGACTCGACACGCCGGCCGGCGTCGTCACGACTATCACGGGCACGAGTCGTCTCCGCGGGACCATCGAGGGAACGCCCGACCACACCGGATCGACGTCGATGACGGAGCGGACGGACGCGCTCGCGGCCGCCAGCGAGTTCGTGCTCGCGATGGAGGAGGCCGCACGGAGCGCCCCCGACGCCACCGAGACGACCGTCGCGACGGTCGGGGAGCTCACGGTCGACCCGGGCGTCGTCAACGTCGTCCCGGGGCGCGTCGAGTTCAGCGTCGACGTCCGGGACGTCGACGGGACGGTGATCGACGGGCTCGTCGACCGGGCGAGCGCGGAACTCGACCGGATCGAACGGGAACGCGGCGTCACGACGACGGTCACACACCCGTACGAGGTCCCGCCCGTGGAGATGGCCCCCGTCTGCCGCGACGCCCTCCACGACGCCGGGCGGGCGCTCGACCTCGACACTGTCGACCTCCACTCGGGGGCCGGACACGACACGATGCAGGTCGCGGCCGCCACCGACGCCGGGCTGCTGTTCGCGCCCTCGCGCGGCGGCCACTCGCATAACCCGCTGGAGTGGACCGACTGGGTCGACTGTGCCGTCGCGACCGACATCCTTGCGACCGCGCTCGCCTCGCTCGCTGGCGTCGACCACGACGCCGACGCGCGCTCACACCCGAACCACGACTAG
- the aceB gene encoding malate synthase AceB, with the protein MTVTRNYEREFVRTFFTSPTAVEGEDDSAKMLRSAAQLRGMQAPDTWIPDNEDATAPSMRDEGVENIVEVVAEHGAAFPGEIHPRVVWHRERPTTRYQGFQQMLEIADPDNGAVEHIDGFVIPEVGDIDDWKKADEFFTIIENEHGLEEGSLSMSVIVESGEAELAMGDLRAEMGKPSNNLQRMFMLVDGEVDYTKDMRAMTPTGELPPWPELRHNTSRGASAAGLIAVDGPYDDIRDVAGYHDRMTENHAKGMLGIWSLTPGQVVEANTAPLPPKTGQWLVEVDGDEVELDAVEGKQVYDGDALTLATTDDGTYVLGVGGDEHELAKDELHEELLNLTAYVPSMDDIVDSMEEFEAAKEAGKGAIAMTRSATLVIDGVEVEVSADRMWDEATYQAAQTPIALFQDVYEHRPDQHEELEEMYGADVVDRAMQVGAQ; encoded by the coding sequence ATGACTGTGACCCGAAACTACGAGCGCGAGTTCGTTCGGACGTTCTTCACTTCCCCGACCGCCGTCGAGGGCGAAGACGACTCGGCGAAGATGCTCCGGAGCGCGGCCCAGCTTCGGGGAATGCAGGCCCCGGACACGTGGATCCCCGACAACGAGGACGCGACAGCGCCGTCGATGCGCGACGAGGGCGTCGAGAACATCGTCGAGGTCGTCGCCGAACACGGCGCGGCGTTCCCCGGGGAGATCCACCCGCGCGTGGTGTGGCACCGCGAGCGCCCCACGACACGCTACCAGGGCTTCCAGCAGATGCTCGAGATCGCCGACCCCGACAACGGCGCGGTCGAGCACATCGACGGCTTCGTCATCCCCGAAGTGGGCGACATCGACGACTGGAAGAAGGCCGACGAGTTCTTCACCATCATCGAGAACGAGCACGGTCTCGAGGAGGGGAGCCTCTCGATGTCGGTCATCGTCGAGAGCGGCGAGGCCGAACTCGCCATGGGCGACCTCCGCGCGGAGATGGGCAAGCCCTCGAACAACCTCCAGCGAATGTTCATGCTCGTCGACGGCGAGGTCGACTACACGAAGGACATGCGGGCGATGACGCCGACCGGCGAACTGCCGCCGTGGCCCGAACTGCGACACAACACTTCCCGGGGTGCCAGCGCGGCGGGCCTGATCGCGGTCGACGGGCCGTACGACGACATCCGTGACGTGGCGGGCTACCACGACCGGATGACCGAGAACCACGCGAAGGGGATGCTCGGCATCTGGTCGCTCACGCCGGGGCAGGTCGTCGAGGCCAACACCGCCCCGCTCCCGCCGAAGACCGGGCAGTGGCTCGTCGAGGTCGACGGCGACGAGGTCGAACTCGACGCCGTCGAGGGCAAACAGGTGTACGACGGCGACGCCCTGACGCTCGCGACGACCGACGACGGGACGTACGTGCTGGGCGTCGGCGGCGACGAACACGAACTGGCCAAGGACGAACTCCACGAGGAACTGCTGAACCTGACGGCGTACGTCCCGAGCATGGACGACATCGTCGACTCGATGGAGGAGTTCGAGGCGGCCAAGGAAGCGGGCAAGGGCGCGATCGCGATGACGCGGTCGGCGACGCTGGTCATCGACGGCGTCGAGGTCGAGGTCAGCGCCGACCGGATGTGGGACGAGGCGACCTACCAGGCCGCACAGACTCCGATCGCGCTGTTCCAGGACGTCTACGAGCACCGTCCGGACCAGCACGAGGAACTCGAAGAGATGTACGGCGCGGACGTCGTCGACCGCGCGATGCAGGTCGGCGCCCAATAA
- the uraD gene encoding 2-oxo-4-hydroxy-4-carboxy-5-ureidoimidazoline decarboxylase — translation MSELTIEELNRANRETFVDLLSGVYETSPWVAERTAAERPFSSLDDVHGAMRDAVEEASRAKQLELLRAHPDLGERTEMTEASQAEQASAGLDQLSPDQYDAFQRLNDTYRERFGFPFIMAVKDESPDAIQDAMETRVDHSESTEFRTALDEVHTIARFRLEALLGS, via the coding sequence ATGAGCGAACTCACGATCGAGGAACTGAACCGGGCGAACAGGGAGACGTTCGTCGATCTCCTGAGCGGCGTGTACGAGACGTCCCCGTGGGTGGCCGAACGGACCGCCGCGGAGCGGCCGTTCTCCTCGCTCGACGACGTCCACGGCGCGATGCGGGACGCCGTCGAGGAGGCCTCGCGAGCGAAACAGCTCGAACTGCTCCGGGCGCATCCCGACCTCGGCGAGCGGACGGAGATGACCGAGGCGTCACAGGCGGAGCAGGCGTCCGCCGGACTGGACCAACTCAGCCCGGATCAGTACGACGCCTTCCAGCGGCTGAACGACACGTACCGCGAGCGCTTCGGCTTTCCGTTCATCATGGCCGTGAAAGACGAGTCGCCGGACGCGATACAGGACGCGATGGAAACACGGGTCGACCACTCGGAGTCTACGGAGTTTCGGACCGCGCTGGACGAGGTGCACACGATCGCGCGGTTCCGGCTCGAAGCTCTGCTCGGGTCGTGA
- a CDS encoding dihydroorotase, giving the protein MTVETVIANGTLVTEHGTREGALAIDEGRIVAVGKRDRLPVADTVVDATGQLVMPGVVDPHVHVGDHVSLDTYETASKAAALGGVTTFIDFAWQGFDGDAGPDPEVSLLEGIADKRSRAAASVVDFGLHAGLLREDPAAFDSFPDLVEAGVTSVKMYTAYEFGLSHGFIRRALDRLADHGIVALFHTEDDSICEALTEELRAAGRTDERWYPRSRPDYTEAIAANAAARIAREVGAKYYGVHTSCEEAADVLAAHRDDGTRIRAETCTHYTALTDERYESDGALPRIAPPLRTAADRDALFEHLRRGSLQVVSTDHVAQSAATKTASNWWEGPYGANGLQRSLQVFQDEAVAERGLSYPFVVRVMCANPARTFGLPNKGTLDPGTDADIVLFDPTASDEITAGENASVADYSLYEGRQVTGRVTKTFVRGELVADDGAVVGTPGHGRFVERTVPEWTA; this is encoded by the coding sequence ATGACTGTCGAGACGGTTATCGCGAACGGGACGCTCGTCACCGAACACGGAACCCGGGAGGGGGCGCTCGCGATCGACGAGGGACGCATCGTCGCGGTCGGAAAGCGCGACCGCCTGCCAGTGGCGGACACGGTCGTCGACGCGACGGGGCAGTTGGTCATGCCCGGCGTCGTCGACCCGCACGTCCACGTCGGCGACCACGTCTCCCTGGACACGTACGAGACGGCGTCGAAGGCGGCGGCCCTCGGCGGCGTGACGACGTTCATCGACTTCGCGTGGCAGGGGTTCGACGGCGACGCCGGCCCGGACCCCGAGGTATCGCTGCTCGAGGGCATCGCGGACAAGCGCTCTCGGGCGGCGGCGTCTGTGGTCGACTTCGGCCTTCACGCCGGGCTCCTCCGCGAGGACCCGGCCGCGTTCGACTCGTTCCCCGACCTGGTCGAGGCCGGCGTGACCTCCGTGAAGATGTACACCGCTTACGAGTTCGGCCTGTCGCACGGCTTCATCCGTCGGGCGCTCGATCGACTGGCGGACCACGGGATCGTCGCCCTGTTCCACACGGAGGACGACTCGATCTGTGAGGCACTCACCGAGGAGTTACGGGCGGCGGGACGCACCGACGAGCGGTGGTATCCGCGGTCGCGCCCGGACTACACCGAGGCGATCGCCGCGAACGCCGCCGCCCGCATCGCACGCGAGGTCGGCGCGAAGTACTACGGTGTCCACACCTCGTGCGAAGAGGCGGCCGACGTCCTCGCCGCACACCGCGACGACGGCACGAGGATCCGCGCGGAGACCTGCACGCACTACACGGCCCTCACCGACGAACGGTACGAGTCCGACGGCGCGCTCCCGCGGATCGCCCCGCCGCTCCGGACGGCGGCGGACCGCGACGCGCTGTTCGAGCACCTCCGGCGCGGCAGTCTCCAGGTCGTCTCGACCGACCACGTCGCCCAGTCGGCGGCGACGAAGACCGCGTCGAACTGGTGGGAGGGCCCCTACGGCGCGAACGGCCTCCAGCGGAGCTTGCAGGTGTTTCAGGACGAAGCGGTCGCCGAACGGGGCCTCTCGTACCCGTTCGTCGTCCGCGTGATGTGCGCGAACCCCGCCCGGACGTTCGGTCTGCCGAACAAGGGGACGCTCGACCCCGGGACCGACGCCGACATCGTCCTGTTCGACCCGACCGCGTCCGACGAGATAACCGCCGGAGAAAACGCCTCGGTCGCCGACTACAGCCTGTACGAGGGCCGGCAGGTGACGGGGCGGGTGACGAAGACGTTCGTCCGGGGGGAACTGGTCGCCGACGACGGCGCGGTCGTCGGGACGCCCGGCCACGGCAGGTTCGTCGAGCGAACCGTGCCGGAGTGGACCGCGTGA
- a CDS encoding DUF3830 family protein: protein MRSTETNADAGPGALTLTIADGAFEFTATLLPEEAPRTVETVRDLLPLRTELMHVRWSGHATWMNIDDIDLPAVPRENHTVYPSRGDLLLYPGFRNEQEILFPCGPTCFKSPAGELAGNHFAMVDATRSELRELEELTLQEGVQPITLALD, encoded by the coding sequence ATGAGATCCACTGAGACGAACGCCGACGCTGGCCCGGGCGCACTGACGCTGACGATCGCCGACGGGGCGTTCGAGTTCACCGCGACGCTACTCCCCGAGGAAGCCCCGCGAACCGTTGAGACCGTCCGCGACCTCCTGCCACTGCGGACAGAGTTGATGCACGTCCGCTGGAGCGGCCACGCGACGTGGATGAACATCGACGACATCGACCTGCCCGCGGTTCCCCGGGAGAACCACACCGTCTACCCCTCGCGGGGGGATCTCCTGTTGTACCCCGGGTTCCGGAACGAACAGGAGATCCTCTTCCCCTGCGGCCCGACGTGTTTCAAGAGCCCCGCCGGCGAACTCGCGGGGAACCACTTCGCGATGGTCGACGCGACCCGGTCGGAGCTCCGCGAACTCGAAGAACTGACCCTCCAGGAGGGCGTCCAGCCGATCACGCTGGCCCTCGACTGA